In uncultured delta proteobacterium, the following proteins share a genomic window:
- the truA gene encoding tRNA pseudouridine synthase A — translation MARLKLTLAYCGSAYAGWQIQAESQGTGTIQQELERALETIAGYPVRVHGAGRTDSGVHAEGQTAHADVPEKPVDWQRALNALLPRDIRVLAAEPVAAGFHARYDSIGKVYAYTLFSGAGPVPPRLEPFVWATPPLDGAAMEAAAAILTGRHDFASFQNMGTPVADTVREVWSIRREEGRAGPFCCPESWPVTTWFFHGNGFLKQMVRNMLGLMVWAGQGRVDAAGIAACLAAKTRRAVPSPTAPAKGLTLMRVDYPG, via the coding sequence ATGGCACGGCTGAAGCTCACCCTGGCCTATTGCGGCAGCGCCTACGCCGGTTGGCAGATCCAGGCGGAAAGCCAGGGAACGGGCACGATCCAGCAGGAGCTTGAGCGCGCGCTGGAAACCATTGCGGGATACCCGGTGCGCGTTCACGGCGCCGGGCGAACGGACTCCGGCGTCCATGCGGAAGGGCAGACGGCGCACGCCGACGTCCCGGAAAAACCGGTGGACTGGCAACGCGCCCTGAACGCCCTGTTGCCGCGCGATATCCGCGTTCTCGCCGCCGAGCCGGTTGCCGCCGGTTTCCACGCCCGTTACGATTCCATCGGCAAAGTCTACGCCTATACCCTGTTCAGCGGGGCCGGACCCGTGCCTCCCCGCCTTGAGCCGTTTGTCTGGGCGACGCCGCCCCTTGACGGTGCCGCCATGGAGGCCGCCGCCGCGATTTTGACCGGGCGGCATGATTTCGCGTCGTTTCAAAATATGGGTACGCCTGTCGCGGATACCGTGCGCGAGGTATGGTCGATCCGGCGGGAAGAGGGCAGGGCGGGGCCGTTTTGTTGCCCGGAAAGCTGGCCCGTGACCACCTGGTTCTTTCACGGCAACGGATTTTTGAAACAGATGGTCCGGAATATGCTCGGGCTCATGGTGTGGGCCGGGCAGGGGCGCGTTGACGCCGCCGGCATCGCCGCCTGCCTTGCGGCAAAGACCAGGCGGGCCGTACCCAGCCCCACTGCCCCTGCCAAGGGGTTGACGCTGATGCGGGTGGATTACCCCGGATAA
- the fliJ gene encoding Flagellar export protein FliJ, translating into MSVFKFSLEQVLSYRAQLEEQAMQVFSLAVQARDKRLREKEEYEAAVAEARRQLADPALLDADERWLITGYIKALAHDIDQARNDLAVLEEDVDRARADLTQKAQDKKLLERLKEKQATRHRLAENHKEQQNYDDIATIRFMPPAV; encoded by the coding sequence ATGAGCGTATTCAAATTTTCCCTCGAGCAGGTTCTCAGCTACAGGGCACAGCTGGAAGAGCAGGCCATGCAGGTGTTTTCCCTGGCCGTTCAGGCGCGGGACAAACGGTTGCGGGAAAAGGAGGAATATGAGGCCGCCGTGGCGGAGGCCCGGCGGCAACTGGCGGATCCCGCCCTCCTTGACGCTGACGAGCGCTGGCTTATAACAGGGTATATAAAAGCCCTGGCGCACGACATTGACCAGGCGCGCAACGACCTTGCGGTACTTGAGGAAGACGTGGACAGAGCCAGGGCGGACCTGACCCAGAAGGCCCAGGACAAGAAACTTCTGGAACGGCTGAAGGAAAAGCAGGCCACCCGCCACAGACTGGCGGAAAACCATAAAGAGCAACAAAATTATGACGACATCGCCACGATCCGCTTCATGCCTCCGGCCGTCTAA
- a CDS encoding conserved exported hypothetical protein (Evidence 4 : Homologs of previously reported genes of unknown function), whose product MTTSPRSASCLRPSKICRFLLCLVIFKLCLVGSMLVEPLGLKDRVLAIVAPAAATAEPARVLAANGANDVKAAENRPLLAAPVAHAAEAAPQAAPAAPPQSNLSREALQRRQDDLARKEQDMRALEKDLDERLMRLQELEVRIQAMLKEAEEIKSAKYRHLVDVLGNMKAKQAASVLETLDEKIAVKVLAGMRGRQAGEILTFVNPGKAARLSEALARVQMPFE is encoded by the coding sequence ATGACGACATCGCCACGATCCGCTTCATGCCTCCGGCCGTCTAAAATCTGCCGGTTTCTTCTGTGTCTTGTGATCTTCAAGCTCTGCCTTGTCGGCAGCATGCTTGTGGAGCCTTTGGGCCTCAAGGACAGAGTTCTGGCAATCGTCGCCCCGGCGGCGGCAACGGCGGAGCCCGCGCGCGTCCTCGCCGCGAACGGCGCGAATGACGTGAAAGCCGCTGAAAACCGCCCGCTTCTTGCCGCCCCGGTAGCTCACGCCGCCGAAGCCGCCCCCCAGGCAGCCCCGGCAGCGCCCCCCCAGAGCAACCTGTCCCGGGAAGCGTTGCAACGCCGCCAGGATGATCTGGCGCGGAAAGAGCAGGACATGCGCGCCCTTGAAAAGGATCTTGACGAGCGCCTCATGCGGTTGCAGGAGCTGGAAGTGCGTATCCAGGCCATGCTCAAAGAGGCTGAAGAGATCAAAAGCGCTAAATACCGCCATCTGGTGGACGTTCTGGGCAATATGAAAGCCAAACAGGCCGCCAGCGTTCTGGAAACCCTGGATGAAAAGATCGCTGTCAAGGTTTTGGCCGGCATGCGCGGCCGCCAGGCGGGTGAAATTCTGACCTTCGTCAATCCGGGCAAGGCCGCGCGGCTCTCCGAAGCCCTGGCCCGCGTCCAGATGCCCTTTGAATAA
- a CDS encoding putative Sirohydrochlorin cobaltochelatase CbiKC (Evidence 3 : Function proposed based on presence of conserved amino acid motif, structural feature or limited homology), producing MAGILLTAFGATAPNGTAPLLAFERAVRRAFPAANVRWAFTSKRADTRPVIRDETGLSVGEALSRFAAENTARIAVQPLHVTDGHEHETLRQQIGTWQKDHPGATVFLGEPLLSGEASFRTLLEAMRRAEETACAPGEAALWVGHGSEPPLDGLCKRLADCGAAMRPPVRVAYLIDGKTAEEHFRELARQGAQKVCLMPLFSLAGRHVAQDLDGEAAASWKSRCVHAGMPCRVHPRGMLEDDGFTTLWLARLRDAVAMADAQ from the coding sequence ATGGCCGGAATTCTGCTGACCGCCTTCGGCGCAACCGCCCCGAACGGCACGGCCCCCCTGCTCGCCTTTGAGCGTGCCGTCCGCCGGGCTTTTCCGGCGGCGAACGTGCGGTGGGCCTTTACCTCGAAACGAGCGGATACGCGCCCCGTGATCCGCGATGAAACGGGCCTCTCCGTCGGAGAGGCCCTTTCCCGTTTCGCGGCGGAAAATACCGCGCGTATCGCCGTGCAGCCCCTTCATGTAACGGACGGGCACGAGCATGAAACCCTGCGGCAACAGATCGGGACCTGGCAAAAGGACCATCCGGGCGCGACGGTTTTCCTCGGCGAGCCGCTGTTGTCCGGCGAGGCCTCCTTCCGGACGCTGCTCGAGGCCATGCGCCGGGCGGAAGAAACCGCATGCGCTCCCGGCGAGGCCGCGCTCTGGGTCGGCCACGGGAGCGAACCGCCCCTGGACGGCCTCTGTAAGCGCCTCGCGGATTGCGGCGCCGCAATGCGCCCGCCCGTGCGCGTGGCGTACCTTATAGACGGGAAAACAGCGGAAGAGCATTTCCGGGAACTCGCGCGGCAAGGCGCCCAAAAGGTCTGCCTCATGCCGCTTTTTTCCCTCGCCGGCCGCCATGTGGCGCAGGACCTGGACGGGGAGGCGGCGGCATCGTGGAAATCGCGCTGCGTTCACGCGGGCATGCCCTGCCGCGTCCATCCGCGCGGCATGCTGGAGGATGACGGATTCACAACTCTGTGGCTGGCTCGGCTGCGCGATGCGGTCGCCATGGCCGATGCTCAATAA
- a CDS encoding Rubrerythrin: MASFTNAADVIASAVEIERRGFAFYEQAAETSKQPEDKEFFTFMAKEEKRHEKVFEAMLKRVGGLALPAGSDEAEYLEYVDLLLNSHTLFMPGQQQDAHDNPLRQAMAFEKDTILFFTAMRRFVDASERPHIEACIEEEQRHLRLIAEHAKARAMATKR; the protein is encoded by the coding sequence ATGGCAAGTTTCACCAACGCCGCCGACGTCATCGCCTCAGCCGTCGAGATTGAGCGCCGGGGGTTCGCCTTTTACGAGCAGGCCGCCGAAACCTCGAAGCAACCCGAGGACAAAGAGTTTTTCACCTTCATGGCCAAAGAGGAAAAACGCCACGAGAAAGTTTTTGAAGCCATGCTCAAGCGCGTGGGCGGTCTTGCGCTTCCCGCCGGCAGCGACGAAGCGGAATATCTTGAGTACGTCGACCTTCTGCTCAACAGCCACACCCTGTTCATGCCCGGCCAGCAGCAGGACGCGCATGACAACCCCCTGCGCCAGGCCATGGCGTTCGAAAAGGACACCATTCTTTTCTTCACGGCCATGCGCCGCTTTGTGGACGCCTCTGAACGGCCCCACATCGAGGCCTGCATAGAAGAAGAACAGCGGCACCTGCGCCTTATCGCCGAGCACGCCAAAGCGCGCGCCATGGCGACGAAGCGCTGA
- a CDS encoding Hsp20/alpha crystallin family protein yields MVIDFNSLYEMPKEMDRILEMFRNSSAMQRRNSYPMVNVGENDTGYIVDVCIPGVSIEDLDLTLTARSLVIKAERKSPEGRYFRQERLAGSFQRIITLNVPVARDKVTAKCENGILRVTLPKEEEIKPHRISIEQ; encoded by the coding sequence ATGGTCATCGACTTTAACAGTTTGTATGAGATGCCTAAAGAAATGGATCGCATTTTAGAAATGTTCCGGAATTCCAGCGCGATGCAGCGCAGGAATTCATACCCGATGGTCAATGTGGGGGAGAACGACACCGGGTATATTGTTGACGTGTGCATCCCCGGCGTCTCAATTGAGGACCTTGATCTCACGCTCACGGCGCGAAGCCTGGTGATTAAGGCGGAACGCAAATCGCCCGAGGGCCGGTATTTCCGGCAGGAGCGGCTGGCCGGGTCGTTTCAGCGGATCATCACGCTCAACGTGCCGGTCGCCCGCGACAAGGTCACGGCGAAATGCGAAAACGGCATTTTACGGGTAACGCTTCCCAAGGAGGAAGAAATCAAACCCCACCGCATCAGCATCGAGCAGTAG
- a CDS encoding Heat shock protein, Hsp20 family: MSPQTQVSMPPTDILEREDGFHIFMDLPGVAADDLVIDLEQNELTVRAVSKYEAGANQAMRNEFGPLSYKRVFTLSDMVDRDNIKAVIKDGVLDLFLPKAESMKPRRIEIKPE; this comes from the coding sequence ATGAGCCCACAGACGCAGGTGAGTATGCCGCCGACGGATATCCTGGAACGTGAGGACGGCTTCCATATATTCATGGACCTTCCCGGCGTTGCCGCGGATGATCTTGTGATCGACCTTGAACAGAACGAGTTGACGGTGCGCGCCGTCAGCAAATACGAGGCAGGCGCCAACCAAGCTATGCGGAACGAATTCGGCCCTTTGTCCTATAAACGGGTGTTCACCCTTTCGGACATGGTTGACCGCGACAACATCAAGGCCGTCATCAAGGACGGGGTGCTCGATCTTTTCCTGCCCAAGGCGGAAAGTATGAAGCCCCGGCGGATCGAGATCAAACCCGAGTAA
- a CDS encoding Haloacid dehalogenase domain protein hydrolase has translation MKRVSAMKQTASALIDLESNASGQPCGLVLDCDGVLFDSKDANTAYYNHIRYAVQLPPMTEEEATYSHMTSTEEALERMIPDELKEEAMRVRGMTRYRDTFMSMMQPAPYMVSFLRNMHAAGLRLALCTNRSDSVHDVLRHFDIAQYFSPIVTITHVQPKPSPQGLLEVAKAWDVSPGSIIFLGDSLVDQQAAAAAGVPFWSYANPQLAAAVHITSFKELDEIVTLMLM, from the coding sequence ATGAAACGTGTATCGGCAATGAAGCAAACCGCCTCCGCCCTGATCGACCTGGAAAGCAACGCCTCCGGGCAGCCGTGCGGGCTCGTTCTCGATTGCGACGGCGTGCTTTTTGACTCCAAGGACGCCAATACCGCCTACTACAACCATATCCGGTATGCCGTGCAGCTGCCGCCCATGACAGAGGAAGAAGCCACCTACTCGCACATGACGTCAACCGAGGAAGCCCTGGAGCGCATGATCCCCGACGAACTGAAGGAGGAGGCGATGCGCGTGCGCGGGATGACCCGTTACCGCGACACCTTCATGTCCATGATGCAACCGGCGCCGTATATGGTTTCCTTTTTGCGGAACATGCACGCGGCGGGGCTGCGCCTTGCGCTGTGCACCAACCGCAGCGATTCGGTCCATGACGTGCTCCGGCATTTTGACATCGCGCAGTATTTTTCGCCGATCGTCACCATCACGCACGTCCAGCCGAAGCCCTCACCCCAGGGACTTTTGGAAGTTGCCAAAGCCTGGGACGTGAGTCCCGGCTCCATCATCTTCCTGGGGGATTCCCTTGTGGACCAGCAGGCGGCGGCGGCGGCGGGCGTGCCGTTCTGGAGTTACGCCAACCCCCAGCTCGCGGCCGCGGTCCATATAACCAGCTTTAAGGAACTGGATGAAATTGTAACCCTTATGCTTATGTGA
- a CDS encoding conserved hypothetical protein (Evidence 4 : Homologs of previously reported genes of unknown function): MTRQEDTPTQIYVPALRRELAPRVLPDTVRFMDPGLPQTASAPGFFHPPAYPFSRAEAAGVLAELLTVGETLDLSKPSASQAARVPGTGGATAGFSGDERTALARFSTGEPERPTAAGDPKIAAQKVLLLAWDLETRLLEIASLHKEVAEAVKPLAENLHGDNAEAFRDLASGLPGTLFGSIADLPEPMEPDWRLSLMAIAAFAPEGALLVTCHTGMRNAMLEAGMLHPLPEDVSPHLAGWPESLQSRLLWAKTPLWRILGHSREPENAPWLRAAPEIIVCPA, translated from the coding sequence ATGACGCGCCAGGAAGACACGCCAACGCAGATATATGTTCCGGCCTTGCGCCGGGAGCTCGCCCCGCGCGTCCTGCCGGATACGGTCCGCTTCATGGATCCGGGCCTGCCGCAAACAGCGTCAGCTCCCGGATTTTTTCATCCCCCGGCCTATCCCTTTTCACGGGCAGAGGCGGCCGGCGTACTGGCCGAACTCCTTACCGTCGGTGAAACGCTTGATCTGTCGAAGCCTTCGGCGAGCCAGGCCGCGCGCGTACCCGGAACGGGCGGTGCCACGGCGGGATTTTCCGGTGACGAACGAACAGCTCTTGCCCGTTTTTCCACAGGCGAGCCGGAGCGGCCCACAGCCGCGGGCGACCCGAAAATCGCCGCCCAGAAGGTGCTTCTTCTCGCCTGGGACCTGGAAACCCGTCTGCTTGAAATAGCCTCGCTGCACAAAGAGGTCGCCGAAGCGGTCAAACCGTTGGCCGAAAATCTGCACGGCGACAATGCCGAAGCCTTTCGCGATCTCGCGTCCGGACTCCCCGGGACGTTGTTCGGCTCCATAGCGGACCTGCCCGAACCCATGGAGCCCGACTGGCGCCTGAGTCTTATGGCCATCGCGGCCTTTGCCCCCGAGGGCGCGCTTCTCGTCACATGCCACACCGGCATGCGGAACGCCATGCTGGAGGCAGGCATGCTCCACCCCCTGCCCGAAGACGTTTCCCCGCACCTTGCCGGTTGGCCGGAAAGTTTGCAATCGCGCCTGCTGTGGGCAAAAACGCCGCTCTGGCGGATTCTCGGGCATTCCCGCGAGCCGGAAAACGCCCCGTGGCTCCGCGCCGCGCCGGAAATTATCGTCTGCCCCGCATAA